The following proteins come from a genomic window of Cryobacterium sp. GrIS_2_6:
- a CDS encoding 1-phosphofructokinase family hexose kinase codes for MDVPSLPQTPPILTLTVNPALDVSTSTPHVTGEHKLRCSATRIDPGGGGINVARVIRRLGGTALSLYAAGGPTGDAFRQLIAAEGLPTVMMPIHNSTRQSFTVDETDSGKQFRFVLQGPEVTEAEWTACLDTLAATMPAGGYLVASGSLPPGVPDDFYARVARLARDAGARCIVDASGPALSAALAEGVFLVKPSLRELKAHAGVTLDTPESQADAASQLVAEGAAEYVALTLGAAGAILASASGVIRSDVPRVTVISTVGAGDSFLGAFVLRLAQGRSVEDAFRSGVAAGSATASTPATELCHRDDVERLETELAAALSVPRR; via the coding sequence ATGGACGTTCCCAGCCTTCCGCAGACACCGCCGATTCTGACCCTGACCGTCAATCCTGCCCTGGATGTGAGCACCTCGACCCCCCATGTGACCGGTGAACACAAGCTGCGCTGCAGCGCCACCCGCATCGACCCGGGCGGCGGCGGCATCAACGTGGCCCGGGTCATCCGGCGGCTGGGCGGAACGGCCCTGTCGCTGTATGCGGCCGGCGGCCCCACCGGGGACGCCTTCCGCCAGCTCATCGCCGCGGAGGGACTCCCGACGGTGATGATGCCGATCCACAACAGCACCCGTCAGAGTTTCACAGTCGACGAAACGGACTCGGGAAAGCAGTTCCGTTTTGTCCTGCAGGGGCCCGAGGTCACGGAGGCAGAGTGGACGGCGTGCCTCGACACGCTCGCCGCGACGATGCCCGCCGGCGGTTACCTCGTCGCGAGCGGAAGCCTCCCACCGGGCGTCCCTGACGACTTCTACGCCCGCGTCGCCAGACTCGCCAGAGACGCCGGGGCCCGGTGCATCGTGGATGCCTCCGGTCCGGCCCTGAGCGCTGCCCTCGCCGAAGGGGTCTTCCTGGTCAAGCCAAGCCTGCGCGAACTCAAGGCCCACGCGGGTGTGACGCTCGATACGCCCGAGAGCCAGGCGGATGCCGCGTCGCAGCTTGTCGCCGAGGGTGCTGCAGAGTACGTGGCGCTCACCCTCGGCGCGGCCGGTGCGATCCTCGCATCGGCGAGTGGGGTCATCCGCTCTGACGTGCCGCGGGTGACCGTGATCAGTACCGTCGGCGCCGGCGACAGTTTCCTCGGCGCCTTCGTGTTGCGCCTCGCGCAGGGCAGATCGGTCGAGGACGCCTTCCGGTCGGGAGTCGCCGCTGGGAGCGCGACGGCGTCGACCCCCGCGACCGAGCTGTGCCACCGGGACGATGTCGAACGTCTCGAGACCGAACTCGCCGCGGCGCTCAGTGTCCCGCGCCGGTAG
- a CDS encoding IS30 family transposase has protein sequence MARPLSPLSVRLTFWEGVDAGLSVAVAAQAAGVSRPTGYRWLSEHQKVLPSPVQDFSVARVGLLSLREREEIGFQLARGHGVRRIAAALGRAPSTISREVTRNQVAGRYVPSLAQEQTWARARRPRARRLDGLALRKQVATMLTDRFSPEQVAGRLKVKHPENPEMQVSHETIYQALYVQGRGSLRLEVVTALRSGRATRRPQRPEGPRPQRFQEMVMISDRPPEIEDRAVPGHWEGDLIIGSTSSKSAIGTLVERTTGYVMLLHLPGDHTARTVADAMIVAMNTLPEQLRRSTTWDQGAEMSRHQEITMATGMPIYFCDPHSPWQRGSNENTNGLLREYFPKGTDLSFHGPGILENVAAELNRRPRKRHGYRTPAEVLATLISNPTNQTGVADTT, from the coding sequence ATGGCTCGACCGTTGTCGCCTTTGAGCGTTCGTTTAACGTTTTGGGAGGGGGTGGACGCGGGGCTATCGGTCGCCGTCGCGGCGCAGGCTGCGGGAGTGTCGCGGCCTACTGGGTATCGGTGGTTAAGCGAGCATCAGAAGGTGCTGCCATCACCGGTTCAGGATTTCAGTGTTGCCCGTGTCGGGCTTTTATCGTTGCGAGAGCGAGAAGAGATCGGGTTCCAGCTCGCCCGGGGTCACGGGGTGCGCCGCATCGCAGCGGCACTGGGCCGGGCGCCGTCAACGATCAGCCGGGAAGTGACCAGAAACCAGGTCGCCGGCCGCTACGTGCCTTCGCTTGCGCAGGAGCAGACCTGGGCACGGGCTCGGCGGCCAAGAGCCCGGAGGCTGGACGGGTTAGCGTTACGGAAACAAGTCGCCACGATGCTCACCGATCGGTTCAGCCCGGAACAGGTCGCGGGCCGACTGAAAGTCAAGCATCCGGAGAATCCGGAGATGCAGGTGTCACACGAGACGATCTACCAGGCCCTGTACGTGCAGGGCCGCGGATCGTTGCGCTTGGAAGTTGTCACCGCGTTGCGGTCAGGGCGTGCCACACGGCGCCCGCAGCGCCCGGAGGGTCCGCGGCCGCAGAGGTTCCAAGAGATGGTGATGATCTCCGACCGCCCGCCGGAGATCGAGGACCGCGCAGTTCCCGGGCATTGGGAGGGCGACCTGATCATCGGCTCGACCTCGTCGAAGTCCGCAATCGGAACCCTCGTCGAACGGACTACGGGATACGTGATGCTGCTGCATTTGCCCGGGGATCACACCGCTCGCACCGTGGCCGACGCGATGATCGTGGCAATGAACACCCTCCCCGAACAGCTGCGCCGTTCGACCACCTGGGATCAGGGAGCGGAGATGTCTCGACACCAAGAAATCACCATGGCGACCGGGATGCCGATCTACTTTTGCGATCCGCACTCGCCCTGGCAGCGTGGCAGCAACGAGAACACCAACGGGCTCTTGCGCGAGTACTTTCCGAAAGGCACAGACCTGTCCTTCCACGGGCCCGGGATCCTCGAGAACGTTGCCGCGGAACTCAACCGCCGGCCCCGCAAACGCCACGGCTACCGAACGCCCGCAGAAGTCCTCGCCACGCTAATCTCGAACCCAACCAATCAAACCGGTGTTGCAGACACCACTTGA
- a CDS encoding cysteine hydrolase family protein: MSTGIVVIDIQNDYFPGGAYPLTGSESAAVIARGVLDTARAIGTPVMHFQHLATEPDATFFVPGTAGAEIYPLVAPVATEHHLTKGSPNAFIGTGLEQLLRDEDIEHLVIMGMMSSMCIDATTRAALDLGLVVTVVHDACAAPDFEFEGTEVPGASVQAAFMAALRDAGAEVLAAADLDLDFDFDFDHIPAH, translated from the coding sequence GTGAGCACTGGAATTGTGGTCATTGACATTCAGAACGACTACTTCCCCGGAGGCGCATATCCCCTCACCGGGAGTGAGTCCGCCGCGGTCATCGCCCGGGGCGTCCTCGACACGGCCCGTGCCATCGGAACCCCCGTCATGCACTTCCAGCACCTCGCTACCGAACCGGATGCAACGTTCTTCGTCCCCGGGACCGCGGGCGCCGAGATCTACCCGCTCGTGGCGCCGGTGGCGACCGAACACCACTTGACCAAGGGCTCCCCGAACGCCTTCATCGGCACCGGACTCGAACAGCTGCTCCGGGACGAGGACATCGAACACCTCGTCATCATGGGCATGATGAGCAGCATGTGCATCGACGCGACCACCAGAGCCGCCCTCGACCTCGGGTTAGTCGTCACCGTCGTGCACGACGCGTGCGCCGCACCCGACTTCGAGTTCGAAGGCACCGAGGTTCCGGGGGCATCCGTCCAGGCCGCCTTCATGGCCGCGCTCCGCGATGCGGGGGCCGAGGTGCTCGCCGCCGCCGACCTCGACCTGGACTTCGACTTCGACTTCGATCACATCCCGGCACATTAA
- a CDS encoding DUF4190 domain-containing protein, which yields MTDSPPPVPRDSYNSPTFVPKIPPAWENVEASRRPFSKMAIWGFVLACIGLIVFGFVGALAATLSGRALRTIRQTGARGRGLAIAGMCIGLIDFVFYVMGRFYL from the coding sequence ATGACAGATTCACCGCCGCCCGTTCCTCGTGACAGCTACAACAGCCCTACATTCGTACCGAAAATTCCACCGGCATGGGAAAACGTTGAGGCATCGCGTCGGCCATTTAGCAAGATGGCCATTTGGGGTTTTGTACTCGCATGCATTGGATTAATCGTTTTTGGCTTTGTCGGTGCGCTGGCGGCCACACTGTCCGGTCGAGCGCTCCGGACCATACGACAGACGGGTGCCCGCGGTCGGGGCCTAGCGATCGCGGGTATGTGTATTGGCCTCATCGATTTTGTCTTCTACGTGATGGGCCGCTTCTACCTCTGA
- a CDS encoding IS256 family transposase encodes MALDQSALLDLLGELKLTDVTDRIRVATETLYQELINAEASAFIGAAPFERSGDRTTHRNGTRSRTLSTTAGDLDLKIPKLRAGSFFPALLERRRRVDQALFAVVMEAYVHGVSTRKVDDLVKALGADTGISKSEVSRICAGLDAEVAEFRDRTLAAQDFPYVFLDATYCKARVGHRIVSQAIVVAVGVAADGRREVLGFDVGDSENEGFWTAFLRSLKSRGLDGVKLVMSDAHTGLKKAIGTVFQGAGWQRCRVHFMRNVLAVIPKGSQDMVASIIRTIFAQPDREHIEKQFLEVTTMLARSHPKVAAMLVDAQPDLLAFSAFPRRHWRQIWSTNPLERVNKEIKRRTDVVGVFPNAAALLRLAGSVLIEQHDEWEAGERRYFSESSMLELATMNNPIEGIDEAVILPELAAA; translated from the coding sequence ATGGCTCTAGACCAGTCTGCCCTGCTCGACCTGTTGGGAGAACTCAAACTCACCGATGTCACCGACCGAATCCGCGTCGCGACCGAAACGCTTTACCAAGAACTCATCAACGCGGAGGCGTCCGCGTTCATCGGTGCCGCCCCGTTCGAGCGCTCTGGCGATCGCACCACCCACCGCAACGGCACCCGATCCAGGACACTGTCGACCACCGCTGGCGATCTCGACCTGAAGATCCCCAAGCTCCGCGCCGGGTCGTTCTTCCCTGCCCTGCTGGAGCGCCGCCGCCGGGTCGACCAGGCGTTGTTCGCGGTCGTGATGGAGGCCTACGTCCACGGCGTCTCAACCCGAAAAGTCGACGACCTGGTCAAAGCGCTCGGCGCGGACACCGGGATCTCCAAGTCGGAAGTGTCGCGAATCTGCGCGGGCCTGGACGCTGAGGTGGCCGAGTTCCGCGACCGCACCCTGGCCGCGCAGGACTTCCCCTACGTGTTCCTCGACGCGACCTACTGCAAGGCCCGCGTCGGCCACCGGATCGTGTCCCAGGCCATCGTCGTCGCGGTCGGCGTTGCCGCCGACGGACGCCGTGAAGTCCTGGGCTTCGACGTGGGCGACAGCGAGAACGAGGGCTTCTGGACGGCGTTCCTGCGGTCGCTCAAGTCCCGCGGCCTCGACGGGGTCAAGCTGGTCATGTCTGACGCTCACACGGGCCTGAAGAAGGCCATCGGGACCGTGTTCCAGGGCGCCGGCTGGCAGAGATGCCGGGTGCATTTCATGCGCAACGTGCTCGCGGTGATCCCGAAAGGATCGCAGGACATGGTCGCCTCGATCATCCGCACTATCTTCGCCCAGCCCGACCGCGAGCACATCGAGAAGCAATTCCTCGAGGTCACCACGATGCTCGCCCGGTCGCACCCGAAGGTCGCCGCGATGCTCGTCGACGCGCAACCCGATCTGCTTGCCTTCTCCGCTTTCCCGCGGCGGCACTGGCGCCAGATCTGGTCCACGAACCCGCTCGAACGGGTGAACAAGGAGATCAAACGCCGCACCGACGTCGTCGGCGTCTTCCCCAACGCCGCAGCCCTGCTGCGCCTAGCCGGGTCTGTCCTGATCGAGCAGCACGACGAGTGGGAAGCCGGCGAACGCCGCTACTTCTCCGAGTCATCGATGCTCGAGCTGGCCACCATGAACAACCCCATCGAGGGCATCGACGAGGCGGTGATCCTCCCAGAACTCGCCGCCGCCTAA
- a CDS encoding DNA starvation/stationary phase protection protein has protein sequence MKASAKLGSNLQSILVDMIELHLQGKQAHWSVVGKNFRDLHLQLDEIIDDARLFSDELAERMRALDALPDGRSGTVTKTTHLPKFPEGEVDTTETVGLITVLLKTTVDHIRAVHDEVDKEDPTSADILHGFIEKLEQYAWMVSAENRTPRKPTTKNSTRPVGKAS, from the coding sequence ATGAAGGCATCCGCGAAACTTGGCAGCAACTTGCAGTCGATTCTCGTTGACATGATCGAACTCCACCTCCAGGGTAAGCAGGCGCACTGGAGCGTGGTGGGTAAAAACTTCCGTGATCTGCATTTGCAGCTCGACGAAATCATCGACGACGCGCGCCTCTTCTCGGATGAGTTGGCCGAGCGAATGCGAGCCCTCGACGCCCTACCGGACGGTCGCTCTGGAACGGTCACGAAGACCACCCACCTGCCCAAGTTCCCCGAGGGCGAGGTTGACACCACCGAAACCGTGGGCCTGATCACCGTGCTACTAAAGACGACCGTTGACCACATCCGCGCCGTGCACGACGAAGTCGACAAGGAAGACCCGACCAGCGCCGACATCCTCCACGGCTTCATCGAAAAGCTCGAGCAGTACGCCTGGATGGTAAGCGCAGAGAACCGCACACCCCGCAAACCCACCACCAAAAACTCCACCCGCCCAGTGGGCAAAGCGTCGTGA
- a CDS encoding GGDEF domain-containing protein: MDEVVYYCAGLDVHRDTVVGVVRRPGGRGKRSVETRTFVRLERNGGMVCVMYLDIDDFKIINDTLGHGGGDDILIELGRRLASVLRPTDTVARFGGDEFVILCENFGGVGDAEQLAARVVAATTKPWDVQGWFMPVHVSIGFAVTDSATTEPAALLDDADTAMYMAKKVPGSMWV; this comes from the coding sequence ATGGATGAGGTCGTTTACTATTGTGCCGGGTTAGATGTTCACCGGGACACGGTCGTAGGGGTAGTCAGACGTCCCGGCGGGCGGGGAAAACGCAGCGTGGAAACGCGCACGTTTGTCAGACTTGAGCGCAACGGCGGAATGGTCTGCGTGATGTACCTCGACATCGACGACTTCAAGATCATCAACGACACTCTCGGGCACGGTGGGGGCGACGATATCCTTATCGAGCTGGGGAGGAGACTGGCCAGCGTATTGCGCCCCACCGATACGGTCGCGCGCTTCGGTGGGGATGAGTTCGTGATCCTCTGCGAGAACTTCGGTGGCGTCGGTGATGCCGAACAGTTGGCGGCTCGGGTCGTGGCCGCTACCACCAAGCCATGGGACGTCCAGGGCTGGTTTATGCCTGTGCACGTGAGCATTGGATTCGCCGTGACGGATTCTGCCACAACAGAGCCAGCGGCATTGCTCGATGACGCCGACACCGCTATGTACATGGCGAAGAAGGTTCCTGGCTCCATGTGGGTATAG
- a CDS encoding VIT family protein codes for MSDPGKREPLESHSDEPHRGGGLSTRLNWLRAGVLGANDGIVSVAAIVVGVAGATHVVGPILTAGVAALMGGAVSMALGEYVSVSSQRDSERALIATEKRELAETPEQELEELAGMHQARGLSPETARQVAGELTEHDALAAHLAIELNIDENDVASPWNAALASAVSFICGGIIPLAAILLPPDAWRVPVTFLAVLLVLAISGALAGHLGGSSRGRATFRMVLGGALALLSTFAIGLLLGSSGTT; via the coding sequence ATGTCGGATCCGGGCAAGCGGGAGCCTCTAGAGTCGCATTCTGATGAGCCTCATCGGGGTGGGGGCCTGTCGACCCGGCTGAACTGGTTGCGCGCGGGAGTGCTGGGGGCCAATGACGGTATCGTGTCAGTGGCGGCGATTGTGGTTGGGGTAGCTGGTGCAACCCACGTGGTGGGACCTATTCTGACTGCTGGAGTTGCGGCGCTCATGGGCGGCGCGGTTTCAATGGCTTTGGGCGAATATGTGTCTGTGAGCAGCCAGCGTGACAGTGAACGGGCGTTGATTGCGACGGAGAAACGCGAACTCGCTGAAACGCCGGAGCAAGAACTGGAAGAACTCGCAGGCATGCACCAAGCGCGGGGCTTGTCCCCTGAAACTGCGCGACAAGTGGCGGGAGAGTTGACCGAACATGATGCCTTGGCGGCGCATCTCGCGATTGAGCTAAACATCGACGAGAACGATGTTGCAAGCCCGTGGAACGCCGCATTGGCGTCGGCTGTCTCGTTCATTTGTGGTGGGATCATTCCCCTGGCAGCGATCTTGCTCCCACCTGACGCATGGAGGGTGCCGGTCACATTCCTGGCCGTGCTCCTCGTTCTCGCCATTTCAGGGGCACTTGCAGGTCATCTGGGAGGCAGCTCACGAGGACGGGCCACGTTCAGGATGGTCCTAGGCGGCGCGCTGGCACTGCTGTCCACGTTCGCAATCGGCTTGCTCTTGGGCTCCTCGGGTACCACATAG
- a CDS encoding Nramp family divalent metal transporter translates to MTVEELPESVPPGADIASERTGQGNGKRNPVSRFFGLLGPGLVTGAADDDPSGIATYSQAGATYGNSMLWTVPLTLPLMMAVQEICDRMALATGQSLGALIRRRFSRGFRVAIGILLALLIIANCLNLAADLNAIGQGMNLLHAGPAFVWSAIAGIAIVVAVTAGSFAMIGRIFKWLCMVLLVYVGVLFVSNVDWADVARGLIGGQVQFSPAYFGLIVGVLGTTISPYMFFWQSAQRIEELRAEKRGGDHAPALDERPRPEAVRRLRNGRVDVFTGMAFSVLIMFAIIASSAATLGAHNTPVTSAAEAAQALEPIAGNYAGILFALGFIGSGVLAVPVLAASGAAGMAGLLNKNWGLDRSPRRAPLFYALLGVGIIAGTILAIVSTDPIGLLVLSAIVNGIAAGPFLIVMMLISRDATIMGKYRNGKLAATMGWTATAIMCVAGAYGIWYTLNGN, encoded by the coding sequence ATGACGGTCGAGGAATTGCCTGAAAGTGTCCCGCCGGGCGCGGACATTGCCTCGGAACGGACCGGTCAGGGAAACGGAAAGAGAAACCCGGTTTCGCGTTTTTTCGGTCTCCTTGGTCCGGGTTTGGTTACGGGTGCCGCCGATGATGACCCGTCAGGGATCGCGACGTATTCTCAGGCCGGCGCCACGTATGGCAACAGCATGTTGTGGACGGTCCCTTTGACGCTTCCGTTGATGATGGCTGTGCAGGAGATCTGTGACCGGATGGCCCTAGCCACCGGGCAGAGCCTTGGCGCGCTGATCCGTCGACGCTTTAGCCGCGGATTCCGGGTTGCGATCGGGATTCTTTTGGCCTTGCTGATCATTGCGAATTGTCTGAACCTGGCCGCGGACCTGAACGCGATCGGTCAAGGCATGAACTTGCTGCACGCGGGACCCGCGTTTGTGTGGTCCGCGATCGCCGGTATCGCCATTGTTGTGGCAGTGACGGCGGGGTCCTTCGCGATGATCGGCCGGATCTTCAAATGGTTGTGCATGGTTCTTCTGGTCTACGTCGGTGTTCTCTTCGTTTCCAACGTAGATTGGGCCGACGTTGCCCGTGGCCTCATCGGCGGGCAGGTCCAGTTCTCCCCGGCGTACTTCGGTTTGATCGTCGGGGTCCTGGGTACCACCATCTCCCCGTACATGTTCTTCTGGCAGTCCGCGCAACGCATCGAGGAACTCCGCGCCGAAAAACGTGGCGGCGATCACGCGCCGGCCCTGGACGAGAGGCCAAGGCCGGAAGCGGTCCGACGGCTACGCAATGGACGAGTGGACGTGTTCACCGGGATGGCGTTTAGTGTGCTGATCATGTTCGCCATCATTGCCTCCTCCGCAGCCACCCTCGGCGCACACAACACCCCCGTCACCAGCGCTGCCGAGGCAGCCCAAGCACTCGAACCAATTGCCGGCAATTACGCCGGTATCCTCTTCGCTCTGGGTTTCATCGGATCTGGGGTACTCGCGGTGCCCGTGCTCGCCGCATCCGGTGCTGCGGGGATGGCAGGGCTTTTGAACAAGAACTGGGGTCTTGACCGGTCCCCCCGGAGAGCACCCCTGTTCTACGCCCTCCTCGGCGTTGGTATCATCGCCGGCACCATCCTCGCTATCGTCTCTACCGACCCGATCGGACTTCTGGTGCTCTCCGCGATCGTGAACGGCATCGCCGCCGGCCCGTTCCTGATCGTGATGATGCTCATCTCCCGCGACGCCACCATCATGGGTAAATACCGAAACGGTAAGCTCGCCGCAACCATGGGCTGGACCGCCACCGCAATCATGTGCGTCGCGGGCGCATACGGCATCTGGTACACCCTCAACGGAAACTAA